The Leadbetterella byssophila DSM 17132 DNA window CGGTTAATATGATATAACCAATATACCTTGGCCTTTTTGGGTTGAGGAGAGAAAATGGAATCCATAATGATTTGTTCCACTTGGTCCCTGTGATCTGCCTTCGTTAAATACACTAAATGAGTAGAATATAGGGGAACTTGAACATCTTGGGAAAGTTCCACTATCTTAGAGGCATACTTACCTAAGGGTACAAATCGTGTATATCTATTGTTTATTTTCCTAGCTTCAAAAGAGGTATACATAATAGTCAAAAAGAGAAAGCCCACTAGTACAGTGATATATCCGCCCTCCATGAATTTCATCAGATTTGCAACAAAAAAACCTAATTCAACTGCTGTGAATACAGCCACAATAGTCCAAACGGTCCATTTGTTCCAATGGAGTTTATACCTTAAGAAATAAGCCAAAAGAAAAGTGGTCATCAGCATGGTTATGGTGATGGCTAAGCCGTAGGCAGCTTCCATCCTGGCACTGTTTTGGAAATACAAAACCACAAACACCCCTCCTATCCATAATAGGGTATTAACACTGGGAATGTAGATCTGCCCCTTGGCCTCCGAGGGTTGTTTAACCATAACCCTTTGCCAAAAATTTAAGTTGATGGCCTCATTCACTAAGGTAAATGAACCACTGATCAATGCCTGTGATGCTATAATAGCAGCTAGTGTAGCCAGTAATACACCTGGAAGAATTAATTCCTGAGGTATCAGACCAAAAAATGGATTGGCTTCCCCCAAATATTGTCCCTCTCTCGTCAATAGCCATGCCGCTTGACCAAAATATTGCACGATTAAACATAGTTTTACGAACACCCAGGTCAAATGAATATTTTTCTTTCCACAATGCCCTAAATCTGAATATAAAGCCTCTGCTCCCGTGGTACACAGGAAAACGGCTCCCAATAACCAGTAACCTCCGGGATATTTTGTAAGTAAATCCTTAGCATATACAGGATTTAAGGCCTTCAGGACCTCAGGGTATAAAAGTACTTGCTTCAATCCACTTACCAGTAAAAAAGCAAACCAGATCAGCATTACGGGGCCAAAAGCTTTCCCTACTTTTTCGGTTCCAAACCTTTGAAAAAAGAAAACCAAAGAAAGTATTATTAGTACAAGCGGAACAGTAGAAATTCCAGAAAAAGCAGGCAGTTGAACCAACCCTTCAACAGCTGAACTTACTGTCACTGCAGGTGTAATGATCCCATCTGCTAGAAGAGCTGAAGCCCCTACCATAGTAGGAATCACTAATTTTCTCCCGTATTTCCTTACTAAGGCATATAGGGAAAAGATCCCTCCTTCACCTTCATTATCTGCCTGTAAAGTCAACCATACGTATTTAATAGATGTTTGTAAAACCAAAGTCCAAAAAACGCATGACACACCACCTAAAACGAGCATTTCAGAGATCTGTCTGCTGCCAATTATCGCTTTAAATGTATAAAGGGGACTCGTTCCTATATCCCCATAAATGATGCCCAAGGCTATCATTAATGACGCTGCTGTTACCTTCTTCATATCGCCTACAAAGGTCAGCGATAAGGCATCAAGGAAGTATTAAGCTTCTAGAGGAGATATAAAGATTTTATAAAGATTCTAATCGGTAACCTACCCCGCTCACGGTTACCAGGCGCAGAGGATGATTTGGATCCTTTTCTATCTTCTTTCTTAATTGAGCCACAAAGACCCTTAGATACTGGGTTTCCGTTTGATATCCTACGCCCCAAACTTCTTTTAAAAGGAATTGATGCGTCAGCACCCTTCCGGCATGTTTTGCTAACAATGCAAGTAAGGTAAATTCTGTAGAAGTCAATTTGAGAATTTCTCCATCTAAACGTGTAGTTTGACCCACTAAGTCAACTTCTAAGGCGCCTAGTTGGATAATAGAAGAACTCTCCGTAGTATTCATGCGTAAAGCTGAACGTACTCTAGCCAGCAATTCCCCCACTCTAAATGGTTTACATAAATAATCATTCGCTCCGTTATCTAAGGCTACAACGATATCTTCTTCCTTATTTTCCACCGTTAAGATCAAAATAGGTTTGGTATACCATTCTCTTAGTTGTTTGAGTAATTCATGCCCACTCAAGTCAGGCAATCCCAAATCTAAGAGAATGAGATCTGGTAGATGACTTGCGGCTAATCTTAAACCCTCGTCAGCTGTTGCGGCTTCTATTACCTTATACTCTTGATTTTGAAAATTAATGGATAACAAGCGCCGAATTTGCGGTTCATCGTCAATGATCAGTAAAGTTCCTTTACTCATTTTTTAGTTGGTTCAAGTAAGACATTTCCACTGGCAATACTATCTCAAAAAGGGATTTATTTTTAATACGGATCTTTCCACCATGAGCATCTACAATACCTTGCACTATAGCTAATCCTAGTCCAGTACCCCCTTTTAGGGACAATCTATAAAACTTTTGGAAAACCTTTTCTCTCTCCTCTTCCGGAATCCCTGGACCTTCGTCTTCCACCGTAAGGACAAGTTGATCATTAGTAATTTGTGCCGACAAACATACTTTCCCTCCCGGTATAGAATACCTGAAAGCATTTCGGATTAGACTCAGCAGAACTAACTCTATTAAACCTACGTCTAATTTGACCAAGGGAAGATCTATAGGCTCAAAATCAATTTTTCGGAGATGTTCTTTGCTCATCTTCTCTATAACCCCAAAAATCATTTCATTTATATCCGTCCAGTCGTACTTTAGCTTCAAAGTGCCGGACTCTAGTCTACTCATGTTTAACAAACTCTCCACTTGTGTATTTAACCTTAAGGCCCCCGTCTCTATCTCCTTTAAAACCATACTTCTCTGGGCCGGAGCTAAGTTGCCATCTTTTAAGAGATCCACTCCTCCAATGATGGCAGATATGGGGGTTTTCAATTCATGCGAGAGAGAATTTAAAACAGTATTATAGAGTTCCAGGGTCTTTTCACGTTCCTTTTGGTCTCTGATTTTTGCTCTTTCCGTCTTTAATTTGTAGGACAGCACACTTGAAACTAAGGCTACAGATAGGTAAATGAGAAATAGCAGTACATTTTCTGAACTATTGATCTTGTAATGCCACACTGGCTCAATAAATACCAAATTAAGTAGCAGGGCACTCATCACCGCTACCAGAATGATGGGTAAGATATCTAACAATAATGACAGTACAGAAACGGTAAAAAGTAAGATTAGTGCTACCATCCTGTAATCCAAAACCCCTCTTAAGGTCCAACAGCAAAAGGAGATCAGAAAAACGGTGATAAAACCCAGGCCTATTTGCTTAGTTAATCGCATAGAAAAGTTATGGTTTATAGCAAATGTACTCCAGTTCTTCCTAAGCTCATCAAAAATTAATTTCGTAATTTTGGAAAATGAAGAATACAAGAATCAATTTAGCCGTTTTCAGACAGTTTTTACAATCTGGAATGGCAGGTGGAGTCATTCTCTTACTGTGCGTTATCCTTTCATTACTAGTTGCTAACTCTAACTTAGGACCTTCATTTGAATCGTTCTTACAACTTGAAATAGGCCCTGAACCTGTTCTTAAATACAGCATTTTGACCTGGATAAACGATGGCCTCATGGCTATATTCTTCCTAATGGTAGGTCTTGAAATCAAAAGAGAATTAATTGAAGGGGAATTATCCAGTCCTAAAAAGGCCGCTTTACCCATTTTAGCAGCGATAGGTGGCGCTATAGTTCCTGCCCTAATTTACCTTTTCTTTAATAAGGGCACAAATGCTGCCGAAGGATGGGGAATACCTATGGCTACAGATATAGCCTTTGCTCTAGCTATAGTTACTCTTTTAGGAAATAAAGTTCCTGCGGCTCTTAAAATCTTCTTAGCTGCCTTAGCTATAGTTGATGATCTCTTGGCCATATTGGTAATTGCCATTTTCTACACCTCAGAGCTGCATTACCTTTACCTATTGTATGCGGCCGGATTAGTAGCACTCTTATTTGCTTTTAATAAACTAGGCGTCAAGAAACTATACTTCTATCTCATCCCAGGTGCGTTTATCTGGTATTTCATCCATCATTCCGGGATTCATGCTACCATAGCAGGTGTTTTAGTAGCTATGACCTTACCTACTACTCCAGATGAGAAAGAATCACCTTTAGAAAAACTAGAGCATATTCTTCTCACTCCGGTAAACTTTGTAATCATGCCGCTTTTTGCACTGGTTAATACCAATATCCGCTTTGAGGAAGAAATGTTACATGGTATATCTTCTCCCATGGGCTTAGGTATCATATTAGGACTGCTCATTGGAAAACCTCTAGGAATTACGCTAATATCCAGAGTCGCTGTAGGATTAAAGATGGCAAATCTACCGGAAGGAACGAAGTGGCAACAACTCTTTGGTATTGGTATAATAGCCGGAATAGGCTTCACCATGTCTGTTTTTATATCTCTTTTATCATTCAAAGAGAATCATTTGTTCTTATCTGAAGCGAAATTTAGTATACTTTTGGCCTCACTCTTAGCGGGCATAATAGGCTCTATTTACCTATCCATTCTAGCTAAAAAGTGATCATTTATTATATAATATGAAAAAAATCTTATTCCTCCTCCTTTTGAGCCTTAGTCTAAGTGCACAAACTCCAATTCATAAAATACAGGGGAGCGGAGGAACATCTCCTCTAGTGGGTGAAAAAGTGATAGTTAGGGGAATTGTAACAGGCACCTTTTTAGGAAAGGATAGACTTAATGGATTCTTCATACAAGAAGCGGAGCCAGATGAAGATGAAAGTACCTCAGAAGGCATATTTATCTATGATCCGGCGGGAAAATTCAATGGTAAAAAAGGGGATTACGTTCAAGTCTCAGGACAAGTAGCAGAATTAAAAAGTCCAAAAAGCTCATTGACACAAATTAAAGACATCACGGAAATAGTGACTCTGTCTGAGAAGAAGAAATTCCCTAAACCTGTGGTCTTAAACTTACCTATAGAAAACCCGGAACAATACGAAGGCATGCTAGTGAAAATCAAAGGCCCGCTATTTGTGACGGAAATGTACCAAATGGGAAGATTTGGTCAAATTACCCTTTCTGTAGATGGTGAAGGAAATGCAGAAGGCACGGATGGAAGGCTAGATCAATTTACCCAATTCCACCGCCCTGATCCTGCTGCCTACAGAGACTATTTAGCGGAAGCGGAAAAAAGAAAAATCATACTAGATGATGGCAGCGGGCTTAGAAACCCGTCCAACTTACCCTTTGGCAGAGAAGGACACAGCTTTGATATGTTCCATGCCATTAGAGGAGGAGATATAAGCAAAGAGGTAGTAGGCATCCTAGACGATAGGTTTGATGCCTTTCGTATCCAGCCTACTGAAAAGGTTTATTTTAAACCAAAAAACAAAAGAGAATCTACTCCTGGGAAATTACCAAAAGGCACAAACCTCACCGTAGCAGCATTTAACGTATTAAACTATTTTAATGGTGACGGCAAAGGTGGAGGCTTCCCAACAGAGCGGGGCGCTTCTTCACTTGAAGAACTAAAACGTCAACAAGATAAAACTGTAAATGTCATCCTTGCATCCGGAGCAGATGTTGTGACCTTAATGGAGATCGAAAACGATGGATTTGATGAACATAGTGCCATCCAAACTTTGATCAAAGCCCTTAATGAAAAGTCAGGAGGAACTAGACAATTCGTAGCATGCGAAAACCCCGATAGAGGATGGGATGCAATAGTCTCTGCCCTACTTTATGATAGTAAAAAAGTCCAACCTGTAGGTGCAATGGTAACCATGCCTGATGGCTATGGTAGCGCGTCTTTTGACTCTACCCGAAGAAAGCCGGTCATACAAACCTTCTCCACTCTGAAAGAAAATGAAGTATTCACAGTAGTGGGCGTACATTTCAAATCTAAAGGCGTACAAAGTCCGGGAGAAGGAAACGAAGATCTCTTAGATGGCCAAGGAAGGAACAATAAACTCCGTGTCCAACAAGCAGAAGACTTAAAGAACTGGCTTGCTACCCGCCCTACAGGAACGGATGATCCGGATTATATTTTGATGGGTGATTTTAATAGCTACGCCATGGAAGACCCCCTCATTTATCTCGATGAGCAAGGGTATCATCCTCTTTTTCCTGCGACCTCCTATTCCTATGTTTACGATGGTTTCTGGGGCTCTCTAGACCATGCACTAGCCACTCCCACTATGAAGTCTCAGGTAAAAAAGGCAGTTAAATGGCATATAAATTCGGATGAGGCTCCGGTATTAGATTATAACATGGAATATAAGTCGGCTGAACAAATAAAGTCTTATTACGATGCATCTCCATTCCGTTCATCTGATCATGATCCTATCATCATCAGATTGAAGCTCAGTACAGCACGCTAAGAAGTTCTGCAACACATATCGGCTTACCCTCCACGAAATAAGTGACGCCTAAACGCATCTTCAGGCCTTTATTTCTGGAGGGTTCTGCTTCTAATAGACGAGCACTCATTTTGATCCTATCATTCACTTTTACTGGTGCTAAGAATCTCACTTTATCTACACCATAATTAATACCTGACTTCACAAAAGGCATTTCGTAGATCTCTTCTAAGAATTTAGGACTCAGACTTAAGGTAAGGAAGCCGTGAGCTATGGTGGAGCCGAAAGGTGTCTGACGGGCAGCTTCTTCATCGATGTGTATCCACTGATGATCTAAGGTAGCATCTGCAAAATCATCTATCATCTCCTGAGTAATTTCAATAAACGGACTTTCTCCTAATTCCATACCAATGCTAGCTAGCACCTCCTCAGGGGAAAGGAAAATTCGTTTTTTGGATACAGATCTAACCTGATCTTCTGCTATCAATCGAGGAGAAACTACTACCAAATATTTAGCCACTCCTCTTTTTTGTTTAAAGTCAGACAGGACAGAAACTGCCTCCTCCCATGCATACCTTTTCACCTTTGGCATCTGAATCTTTCCGGAAGCATGCAGTTGAAATATTTCACGGGCCAGTTCTTCTTGTTTGTATGGAAATTTTCTCGAGAAACTACCCCAAAAGACGCCCGTTACGCTTACGTCCTTTAGCAAGATGAGGTTCAAAGGAAAAACGGGCACTTCTCCTGCTGCAAATCCTACCACAAGATATCTGCCGCCGGGCGACAAGCACCTTAATGCCTCTTCTGCGCTAGATCCACCCACAGTGTCTAAAACAAGATCCAAAGGAGTACCTTTTACTTTATCTTTAAAAGAATCATAGGTATAGACTTCATCTGCCCCGTACCCTCTAAGCACCTCGGGACTGGAACGGGAAACCGCAATTACTTTTAAACCATGGGTATGGGCCAGTTGCACGGCTGCTGAACCTACACCTCCTCCTGCGCCAAGTATTAATATCCTCTGCCCCTGCTTCATTTTTCCTTTATGCTTTAGAGCATAGAGCGCCGTACTGAAATTATACATCATACTTGCGGCTTCTTCTAAACGCATACTATCCGCCAAAGAAAAAACTCTATCTGCCTTAAGGATAATTTCTTCAGACAATGCCCCCCAGCGTTCTATGCCGTAAACCCTTTGACCTATAGTAAAGCCTTGAACTTCTTCTCCAAGTTCAGTAATAATACCAGAAAATTCTCCACCCGGAGTATACGGAAATGTAGGCAGGAATTGATATTTACCTTCCTGAATAAGAATATCAGGGAAATTAATGCCACATGCGGCAATTTGTATTCTCAGTTCATTTGGAGCTAAAGGCCTTTGATCTAATTCCGTCCACTTAGGTGCTTCAGCTTTTGCACCTATCAGCAGTGCTTTCATTCTCAAAATATTTTGTATTCAAAGCTAATCCCTTTTAACTTTAAACCGTAGGAATAATTTTGCTTTATGCTGACATTAACAGAAGAAAACTATCTCAAGGCCATATTTCACCTCAGTGTAGATCATCCTGAGGTTTCTGTACTGGACCTGAGCAGGAGTTTGGACATAAAAATGCCCACTGTTAATAGCATGATCAAAAAACTTGCTGCTAAGGATCTGGTGGAATATGAAAAATACAGACCACTTAAACTTACATCAGAAGGACGAAAATTCGCCGGACTGATTATTCGAAAACACCGGCTTGTAGAGATGTTCCTGGTGGAAAAGATGGGATTTGCTTGGGATGAGGTACATGAAGTGGCAGAACAATTAGAACACATCAAATCCCCCAAACTATTTGAAAAAATAGACGAAATCTTGAAACATCCCACCGTAGATCCTCATGGGTCTCCTATACCTAATGCTCACGGTGAGGTGCCGGTACTCAACTATATTAAACTTTCAGAAGCGGAGCTGAAAATCTCCTATCGTTTTATGGCTGTTGGTTCCTCTGACGACAGGTTCCTGAGACATATAGATCACCTTGGACTGAAACTAGGTGATAAAGTAGAAGTATTGGAAATCATGGAGTTTGACCATTCCTTGAATGTCAGGATCAATGATGAAAAGTTCCTATCTCTTTCTCCAAAGATCAGCTCCAATCTACGCGTAAGCCCCCTCTAGTCCTCGCTTAAAGGCTTAATAATCTCACAGCAAAAACTTTAATAATTTTCAGAATATTTTGAAAATTCAAAATTATTATTGTTAATTTGAACCTAGAATTACGTGCAAACATGGATATAAAAGAAGCTAAAGACAGGTTCATACATACCTGGGGGACCCTTTCTGCACAATGGGGAATCAACAGGACTATGTCTCAGATCCACGCCTTATTGCTTCTGTCGGAAAAAGCCTTGAATGCTGATGAGATTATGGAAGAGCTACAAATCTCCAGAGGGAATGTAAACATGAACCTCAGAGACCTGATTAGCTGGGGCCTAATCTTTAAGCAACTCATCCCCGGTGAAAGAAAGGAATACTTTGTAGCAGAAAAAGACATCTGGAAGGTCACTAGACAGATCAGCAGAGAAAGACGAAGAAGAGAACTCTCCCCCCTATTAGATGCCGTACACGAGCTTAAAAATGGCTTACAGGATAATCCTGAAGCAGAAGGTATGCTTAAGATTCTCAATGATATTGACCAAATAGCCTCCCTAGCAGATAATACCTTAGAATTGATCTCAAAAGAAGAGCATCAATGGCTGGTTCAAACTTTCCTGAACCTTAAAAAATAGATGTACAATAGATAGGTATAAATAGATAGGAATAAAAAATGCCCCCAATCAGTTTTAAACTTTTTGGGGGCAATCTATTTTTAAGAAATTCTTAGAAGCATTTCGAACTTCCGTCAGCACAACATCTACCGTAGATCTTGCTTACTTTCTTGTATTGCTTCTTAGTCAATGGGATATAAATCTTACCGTAGTCACCAACCATCACGTCTTGCTGAGTGAATTGTGAGTTGATCGTCATAGGTACGCTGATATTCTCATTAGGATTTACATTACCCGTGTCACAAACATCGATGATGTGCTCGATCTTGCTGTTACCTTTCAAGTTATATTGTACTTGAGAGTTAGCCGGAATGCTATAGCTTCCAAGACATCTGTATTTGTCAGCAGTCTCTCCTTTTTTCAATTTACCTTCTTTGATGTAGCGACCGATCACAGTAACTTCTTTCGTTTCTGTTTTTACTGATGCATCAGCTAATTCACCATTTCCTTCTAGTGTCAACGTTTGTTTAACACAGCTCAATGGATCAACTTTAGTACCAAGTGCAGGAGCAGCAGAAGCCTCAGAGAAGTTGCTTACACGATTTGCAACAAGTGGAGTAGCGCTTGAAGGAGCAACAAAATCACTTGGACATTCTGTATAAAGTTTTCTAAGTTTCTTGTACTGCTTCTTTGTCAAAGGAACATTCAAAGAACTTCCATTCTCTCCACCTAGGGTTACATCAGCAGCAGAGATTTCATAGTTAAGAAGAACCGGCATGTTCAAACTTGTAGGAGCGTTTGTACCGTAATCACAAACCTGGAAAGTGCGAGAATAATCTACTTTACCTTCTGCAGTTAGTTCATAAGTTAAACGTACTGGAACGGTTTGCTCACCGATACAGATCTTCTTATCATTATAAGTACCTACGATAGGAAGCGTTTGAGTTGTATTTACCACATCACCGGCTTTGATAGAACCATTTCCGGCAAAAGTTAAATCTTGAGTTAAACAATCAGGACACTTGCTCTTATCTTTTGAGTTTGGATCACAAGGTTGACATGGCTCGCAATCTGAACATTCAGTAGGATCATAGAAAGCGTTACCACATTTCTTCATGATATAAGCATGACAAGCGCCATCTTTGGCCATGATCTTAAAGGTAGGGAATGGATTACCTAAGATTGACCATTTGTATTTATGTCCACGGGAATATCCACCCATCCATCCTATTTTTCCTTTTGGAAGGATAGCAGGAGTGATTTTATCCACAGTAAATGCTGGGTCATTAAATCCGGTATAACCTAGAGTCATTAAGAAATTATCAATCTCTTTCTTACTGTTTCTAAGGTTTCTACTGTGTACCTTTTTCAGGTGATCATAAGCTGATTTGGCTGTGTGCTGTGGGATTTCACCAAACTGAGGGCTTGTACCTAACCTCTTTAAAAGCACTGGCTTCGAGCTAGGAGCCGGGCCAAAAGCCTCAAGAAGGCGGGCTGTACTGGTTTTTGTACTTTGGCCAAAACTCTGGAAAGTGAAGGCACCAAATAAAAGTGCAACCGCCTGAATGGTGACAAAACTTAATAATCTCTTTTTCATTGTGAGAAATTTTATTCCTGTAACTTGATTTAATTTACTAATAAACAAAACTCAAGACAAAGGTAGTGTCTATTTGATTTGCAAATGTAATTTTTTTTGACAGACAATTAAAAAAATAAACGGAGTAATTTTGATTTTTCCGAGTAAAACTAACACACTTTTCTAATTAGAAACTAATTTTGTGACAAAAAATATACTTGAATGAGTCTTTTAACCGTTGGGTCCGTTGCTTTTGACAAATTAGAGACCCCTTTCGGTAGCACAGACAAGATTGTGGGAGGTGCAGCTACGTACATTACACTTACAGCATCTTACTTTGCTACAAAAAATAACTTGGTGGGTATCGTGGGAAATGACTTCCCTGAAGAGATGTTTGAAACCTTTAAAAAGCACGGTATTAATACCGAAGGACTCGCAAAGGACCCCTCAGGTAAAACCTTCTTCTGGCACGGAAAATACCACCAGGACATGAATCATAGAGATACCCTGGACACTCAATTGGGCGTATTTGAAAACTGGGATCCGATTATCCCGGAATCCTATCAAGATACCCAGTATTTGATGCTGGGAAACCTGGTACCTATGATCCAGTATCAAACCCTTAAAAAACTGAAGAAAAGACCAAAATTCGTCATGATGGATACCATGAATCTATGGATGGACATCATGATGGATGACTTGAAAATGGTCTTGAAAGAGATTGATTGTCTAACCATCAACGACTCTGAGGCTCGCCAACTTTCAGGTGAATTTTCATTGAAAAAAGCGGCAAAAAAAATACTTCAAATGGGTCCTAAAACCCTGGTCATCAAAAAAGGTGAACACGGAGCTTTGCTCTTCCAGGAAGATAAAATCTTCTTCTGCCCTGCTCTTCCTCTCGAAGATGTATTTGACCCTACCGGAGCTGGGGATACTTTCGCAGGTGGATTCATTGGCTACCTGGCACAGACAGATGACACCAGCTTTGAAAACCTGAAAAGAGCCGTAATCTACGGTTCTGCAATGGCTTCCTTCTGTGTAGAAAAATTCGGTACAGAGAGAATGCAATACCTCAAAAAAGAAGAAATCGTCAGTAGAGTTAGAGAATTCCTAAGCTTATCCAGCGTAGAAATCAGCGACTCCATGAGATACAAAAACTAATCAAGTAGGAAGATAGGGATTATTTCCCTATCTGTCCTCTCACACCACCCGGCATACGGATCCGTACCAAGGCGGTTTGTTAGAATAACGTCGTTTGATGTGTTGTTCTCCAGTAATAGTAGTCTGCAAATCCTTCGTAGCCTAGTTTAGTAAAGTATGAGTTTGTTAGCGTTGTTTGAAGGATAGGACTTGTCCCTGTTCGGGTATAGGATTTACGGGTGTTCGCATGTTGATAGGCAAGCCAGCGTTTGGCTCCCAGTTTCATTAAGTTACGAATTCGATTACCTGCGGTCTTCCATTGTTTCCAAAGAAGAACACGCAAGCGTCTTCGCACTAGTTCATCTAGTGCTACCATCACCTTCTTATTCGTTGCTATACGAAAGTAATCCACCCAGCCGTGAATAATTTGCCGTAGTTTAGTCAGTCGCTCATGCATAGGAGTAACTGTATTACGTCTAGTATTTTGACGTAACTTCTCTCGGACTCGTTCGATACTCTTTGCAGAGATACGAATCTGCCAATCTCCTTGAGTTTTGAAGAAACTAAAGCCGAGTAAGCTACTTTGGGAAGGTCTGCTTACCTTACTCTTTTCACGGTTCACCTTCAGCTTTAGTGTAGATTCGATGTAGCTGGTGATGTTGCCCATAATACGAGTTGCGGATTTATTACTCCTCGTGTAGATACTACAGTCATCCGCATAGCGTACAAATCGATGTCCACGGGAGCTGAGTTCCGTATCCAGTTCGTTCAGGATGATGTTTGACAAAAGTGGACTTAAAGGACTGCCCTGTGGTGTGCCCTTGGTTCGCTTTTGTTCAAGACCATGATCCATAATCCCACAACGAAGGTATTTCCCGATCAGCGCTAGGACTCGACGATCCGTAATCTTCTTGCTCAAAAGATGCATCAGTATGTCGTGGTTCACTTGATCGAAGAATTGTTCCAAATCAAGTTCAACGACCCACGTGTAGCCCAAGTTCAGATACTCTTGCGCTTTAATGACGGCCTGATGAGCATTACGATTCGGACGGAAGCCGTAGCTGTTATCGTGAAAATCACCCTCATACTTTAACCCAAGCCATTGGGA harbors:
- a CDS encoding MaoC/PaaZ C-terminal domain-containing protein; this encodes MKALLIGAKAEAPKWTELDQRPLAPNELRIQIAACGINFPDILIQEGKYQFLPTFPYTPGGEFSGIITELGEEVQGFTIGQRVYGIERWGALSEEIILKADRVFSLADSMRLEEAASMMYNFSTALYALKHKGKMKQGQRILILGAGGGVGSAAVQLAHTHGLKVIAVSRSSPEVLRGYGADEVYTYDSFKDKVKGTPLDLVLDTVGGSSAEEALRCLSPGGRYLVVGFAAGEVPVFPLNLILLKDVSVTGVFWGSFSRKFPYKQEELAREIFQLHASGKIQMPKVKRYAWEEAVSVLSDFKQKRGVAKYLVVVSPRLIAEDQVRSVSKKRIFLSPEEVLASIGMELGESPFIEITQEMIDDFADATLDHQWIHIDEEAARQTPFGSTIAHGFLTLSLSPKFLEEIYEMPFVKSGINYGVDKVRFLAPVKVNDRIKMSARLLEAEPSRNKGLKMRLGVTYFVEGKPICVAELLSVLY
- a CDS encoding ExeM/NucH family extracellular endonuclease; protein product: MKKILFLLLLSLSLSAQTPIHKIQGSGGTSPLVGEKVIVRGIVTGTFLGKDRLNGFFIQEAEPDEDESTSEGIFIYDPAGKFNGKKGDYVQVSGQVAELKSPKSSLTQIKDITEIVTLSEKKKFPKPVVLNLPIENPEQYEGMLVKIKGPLFVTEMYQMGRFGQITLSVDGEGNAEGTDGRLDQFTQFHRPDPAAYRDYLAEAEKRKIILDDGSGLRNPSNLPFGREGHSFDMFHAIRGGDISKEVVGILDDRFDAFRIQPTEKVYFKPKNKRESTPGKLPKGTNLTVAAFNVLNYFNGDGKGGGFPTERGASSLEELKRQQDKTVNVILASGADVVTLMEIENDGFDEHSAIQTLIKALNEKSGGTRQFVACENPDRGWDAIVSALLYDSKKVQPVGAMVTMPDGYGSASFDSTRRKPVIQTFSTLKENEVFTVVGVHFKSKGVQSPGEGNEDLLDGQGRNNKLRVQQAEDLKNWLATRPTGTDDPDYILMGDFNSYAMEDPLIYLDEQGYHPLFPATSYSYVYDGFWGSLDHALATPTMKSQVKKAVKWHINSDEAPVLDYNMEYKSAEQIKSYYDASPFRSSDHDPIIIRLKLSTAR
- a CDS encoding response regulator, with translation MSKGTLLIIDDEPQIRRLLSINFQNQEYKVIEAATADEGLRLAASHLPDLILLDLGLPDLSGHELLKQLREWYTKPILILTVENKEEDIVVALDNGANDYLCKPFRVGELLARVRSALRMNTTESSSIIQLGALEVDLVGQTTRLDGEILKLTSTEFTLLALLAKHAGRVLTHQFLLKEVWGVGYQTETQYLRVFVAQLRKKIEKDPNHPLRLVTVSGVGYRLESL
- the nhaA gene encoding Na+/H+ antiporter NhaA, with amino-acid sequence MKNTRINLAVFRQFLQSGMAGGVILLLCVILSLLVANSNLGPSFESFLQLEIGPEPVLKYSILTWINDGLMAIFFLMVGLEIKRELIEGELSSPKKAALPILAAIGGAIVPALIYLFFNKGTNAAEGWGIPMATDIAFALAIVTLLGNKVPAALKIFLAALAIVDDLLAILVIAIFYTSELHYLYLLYAAGLVALLFAFNKLGVKKLYFYLIPGAFIWYFIHHSGIHATIAGVLVAMTLPTTPDEKESPLEKLEHILLTPVNFVIMPLFALVNTNIRFEEEMLHGISSPMGLGIILGLLIGKPLGITLISRVAVGLKMANLPEGTKWQQLFGIGIIAGIGFTMSVFISLLSFKENHLFLSEAKFSILLASLLAGIIGSIYLSILAKK
- a CDS encoding KUP/HAK/KT family potassium transporter, with translation MKKVTAASLMIALGIIYGDIGTSPLYTFKAIIGSRQISEMLVLGGVSCVFWTLVLQTSIKYVWLTLQADNEGEGGIFSLYALVRKYGRKLVIPTMVGASALLADGIITPAVTVSSAVEGLVQLPAFSGISTVPLVLIILSLVFFFQRFGTEKVGKAFGPVMLIWFAFLLVSGLKQVLLYPEVLKALNPVYAKDLLTKYPGGYWLLGAVFLCTTGAEALYSDLGHCGKKNIHLTWVFVKLCLIVQYFGQAAWLLTREGQYLGEANPFFGLIPQELILPGVLLATLAAIIASQALISGSFTLVNEAINLNFWQRVMVKQPSEAKGQIYIPSVNTLLWIGGVFVVLYFQNSARMEAAYGLAITITMLMTTFLLAYFLRYKLHWNKWTVWTIVAVFTAVELGFFVANLMKFMEGGYITVLVGFLFLTIMYTSFEARKINNRYTRFVPLGKYASKIVELSQDVQVPLYSTHLVYLTKADHRDQVEQIIMDSIFSPQPKKAKVYWLYHINRTNNPYTLNYEISELVHERVIKIVLNIGFRLQPRSELYFKKILQDLIERDEMGLASKVGPGSKYSKNFDYTFVVLDKYISVENEFNFHERWVLNTFFGLKKYVQKDDKAFGIDKPKIETVPLVFHPAPKLSLVRN
- a CDS encoding sensor histidine kinase, giving the protein MRLTKQIGLGFITVFLISFCCWTLRGVLDYRMVALILLFTVSVLSLLLDILPIILVAVMSALLLNLVFIEPVWHYKINSSENVLLFLIYLSVALVSSVLSYKLKTERAKIRDQKEREKTLELYNTVLNSLSHELKTPISAIIGGVDLLKDGNLAPAQRSMVLKEIETGALRLNTQVESLLNMSRLESGTLKLKYDWTDINEMIFGVIEKMSKEHLRKIDFEPIDLPLVKLDVGLIELVLLSLIRNAFRYSIPGGKVCLSAQITNDQLVLTVEDEGPGIPEEEREKVFQKFYRLSLKGGTGLGLAIVQGIVDAHGGKIRIKNKSLFEIVLPVEMSYLNQLKNE